A single region of the Leisingera thetidis genome encodes:
- a CDS encoding Lrp/AsnC family transcriptional regulator, translating to MNFSDLDRFDRAILNVLAEDGRISIADLARRIGLSKTPTQTRLRRLEAEGIITGYRALVDPIRLGLDHVAFVEVKLDDTRQAALVKFNAAVAKLPEVEQAYMMASHFDYLLKVRTRSMTDYRAVLGEKISSLPHVSSTSTYVAMEAVKEDGALGPL from the coding sequence ATGAACTTTTCCGATCTCGACCGGTTCGACCGCGCGATTCTGAATGTGCTGGCCGAGGACGGCCGGATTTCCATTGCCGATCTGGCCCGCCGGATCGGCCTGTCGAAAACGCCGACCCAAACCCGGCTGCGGCGGCTGGAGGCGGAGGGCATCATCACCGGCTACCGCGCCCTGGTCGATCCGATCCGGCTGGGGCTGGACCACGTTGCCTTTGTCGAGGTGAAACTGGACGACACACGGCAGGCGGCGCTGGTCAAGTTCAACGCGGCTGTGGCCAAGCTGCCGGAGGTCGAACAGGCCTATATGATGGCCTCGCATTTCGACTATCTCCTGAAGGTGCGCACCCGCTCGATGACCGATTACCGGGCGGTGCTGGGCGAGAAGATCTCGTCGCTGCCGCATGTCTCCTCGACCTCCACTTATGTGGCGATGGAGGCGGTGAAGGAGGATGGCGCGCTGGGGCCGCTTTAA
- a CDS encoding NADP-dependent oxidoreductase, with amino-acid sequence MPDQMQRIVLASRPEAQASEENFRLETVEMPQPGEGEVLVKVHYMSLDPYMRGRMNAGRSYADPVDIGETMTAGGVGEVLASNSPDFRPGDFALGVFGWASHACARATDIRKLDPDMAPLTTALGVLGMPGFTAWHGLDAYGRPQPGETLVVAAATGPVGSMVGQLAKQAGLRVVGIAGGEEKCKLAVEAFGFDSCLDHRALGSAEALSAALAAACPDGIDIYYENVGGKVLEAVLPLMNNFGRIPVCGMIAWYNSADSNLTAPAIWRSVLTNFLSVNGFIIFNHYDRYPKFLQEVAPKIASGDIKYLEDIAEGLENAPKAFLSMMQGGNTGKQIVKLV; translated from the coding sequence ATGCCCGACCAGATGCAGCGTATCGTGCTGGCCAGCCGCCCCGAAGCCCAGGCCAGCGAGGAGAACTTCCGGCTGGAAACCGTGGAAATGCCCCAGCCCGGTGAAGGCGAAGTGCTTGTGAAAGTTCACTATATGTCGCTGGATCCCTACATGCGCGGGCGCATGAATGCGGGCAGATCCTATGCCGATCCAGTCGACATCGGGGAAACCATGACCGCAGGCGGCGTGGGCGAGGTGCTGGCCTCGAACAGCCCTGACTTCCGGCCCGGCGACTTTGCCCTCGGGGTGTTCGGCTGGGCCAGCCACGCCTGCGCACGGGCGACGGACATCCGCAAGCTGGACCCGGATATGGCGCCGCTCACCACCGCGCTTGGCGTTCTCGGCATGCCGGGGTTTACCGCCTGGCATGGCTTGGACGCCTACGGCCGGCCGCAGCCCGGGGAGACCCTGGTGGTCGCCGCGGCCACCGGCCCGGTCGGCTCGATGGTGGGGCAGCTGGCGAAACAGGCGGGGCTGCGGGTCGTCGGCATCGCCGGCGGCGAGGAAAAATGCAAGCTGGCAGTGGAGGCCTTCGGCTTTGACAGCTGCCTTGACCACCGGGCCCTGGGCTCCGCCGAGGCGCTCAGCGCGGCGCTGGCCGCCGCCTGCCCGGACGGCATCGACATCTATTACGAGAATGTCGGCGGCAAGGTGCTGGAGGCAGTGCTGCCGCTGATGAACAACTTCGGCCGCATCCCGGTCTGCGGCATGATCGCCTGGTACAACAGCGCCGACAGCAATTTGACCGCCCCCGCCATCTGGCGCTCGGTGCTGACCAACTTCCTGTCCGTGAATGGCTTCATCATCTTCAACCACTACGACCGCTATCCGAAGTTCCTGCAGGAGGTGGCCCCCAAGATCGCCAGCGGCGACATCAAATACCTGGAGGACATTGCCGAAGGGCTGGAAAACGCGCCCAAGGCGTTCCTGTCGATGATGCAGGGCGGCAATACCGGCAAGCAGATCGTCAAACTGGTCTGA
- the queF gene encoding preQ(1) synthase has protein sequence MSDSIYSNLKQLGGDTIVPSSPEEAELERVQNPQADVAYNVRFTAPEFTSLCPMTGQPDFAHLVIDYVPGKWLVESKSLKLFLTSFRNHGAFHEDCTVSIARRLADFLEPQWLRIGGYWYPRGGIPIDVFWQTGPMPEGVWIPDQGVPPYRGRG, from the coding sequence ATGTCCGACAGCATCTACAGCAACCTGAAACAGCTGGGCGGCGATACCATCGTGCCGAGCAGCCCGGAAGAGGCGGAACTGGAGCGGGTGCAGAACCCGCAGGCCGACGTTGCCTATAACGTGCGGTTCACCGCGCCCGAATTCACATCGCTCTGCCCGATGACCGGCCAGCCGGACTTTGCCCATCTGGTGATCGACTATGTGCCGGGCAAATGGCTGGTGGAGAGCAAATCGCTGAAGCTCTTCCTCACCTCCTTCCGCAACCACGGCGCCTTCCACGAGGATTGCACGGTCTCCATCGCCCGTCGCCTGGCGGATTTCCTGGAGCCCCAATGGCTGCGCATCGGCGGTTACTGGTACCCGCGCGGCGGCATCCCGATCGACGTGTTCTGGCAGACCGGCCCGATGCCCGAAGGCGTCTGGATCCCGGATCAGGGCGTGCCCCCCTACCGCGGCCGCGGCTGA
- a CDS encoding GFA family protein: MHHLNATCHCGAVEIEADFPEGLASAARCDCSFCRRRGAAAVTAVAASLKVLKGAANLSLYTWGSHTAKHYFCKTCGIYTHHQRRSDPKECGVNLGCIEGANPRTHAQTYGEIPWNDGVNHPSDQ, from the coding sequence ATGCACCACCTGAACGCCACCTGCCACTGCGGCGCTGTTGAGATCGAGGCCGACTTCCCCGAAGGCCTCGCCTCTGCCGCGCGCTGCGACTGCTCGTTCTGCCGCCGCCGCGGGGCAGCGGCCGTCACCGCCGTTGCCGCCAGCCTGAAGGTGCTGAAAGGCGCAGCGAACCTCAGCCTCTACACCTGGGGCAGCCACACGGCAAAACACTACTTCTGCAAAACCTGCGGCATCTATACCCACCACCAGCGCCGTTCGGACCCGAAGGAATGCGGCGTCAACCTGGGCTGCATCGAGGGCGCCAATCCGCGGACGCACGCGCAGACCTACGGCGAGATCCCCTGGAACGACGGGGTGAACCACCCGTCCGACCAGTGA
- the queE gene encoding 7-carboxy-7-deazaguanine synthase QueE: MTLRIAEIFGPTIQGEGALIGEPTVFVRAGGCDYRCSWCDSMHAVDSAYRHDWAVMAPEEVMGEVRRLSGGKPLTVSISGGNPAIQDFAPVIAYGKAEGYRFACETQGSVSKPWFADLDTLVLSPKPPSSGETVDWKAFDQCLEAARGCGQAVMKIVIFDDKDYAWAKAAAERHPDLPLYLQPGNPEVDPEQPVDLQQATDRLLWLIEKVTGDGWFTPRVLPQLHVLVWGNKRGV; this comes from the coding sequence ATGACTTTGCGCATTGCGGAAATCTTCGGCCCCACGATCCAGGGCGAAGGCGCCCTGATCGGGGAGCCCACGGTGTTTGTGCGCGCAGGCGGCTGCGATTACCGCTGTTCCTGGTGCGACAGCATGCATGCAGTCGACAGCGCCTACCGCCACGATTGGGCGGTGATGGCGCCCGAGGAGGTCATGGGGGAGGTGCGCCGCCTGTCCGGCGGCAAGCCGCTGACCGTCTCGATCTCCGGCGGCAACCCGGCGATCCAGGACTTCGCCCCGGTGATCGCCTATGGCAAGGCCGAGGGTTACCGCTTTGCCTGCGAGACGCAAGGGTCGGTCAGCAAGCCCTGGTTTGCGGATCTCGACACCCTGGTGCTGAGCCCGAAACCGCCCTCAAGCGGGGAAACGGTGGACTGGAAGGCGTTCGACCAGTGCCTGGAGGCCGCCAGGGGCTGCGGCCAGGCGGTGATGAAGATCGTGATCTTTGACGACAAGGATTACGCCTGGGCCAAGGCTGCCGCCGAACGCCACCCGGACCTGCCGCTGTACCTGCAGCCCGGCAATCCGGAGGTCGACCCGGAGCAGCCGGTTGATCTGCAGCAGGCCACCGACCGGCTGCTGTGGCTGATTGAAAAAGTGACCGGTGACGGCTGGTTCACCCCCCGCGTCCTGCCCCAGCTGCATGTGCTGGTCTGGGGCAACAAGCGCGGCGTCTGA
- a CDS encoding helix-turn-helix domain-containing protein: MALIHEKISALLADMNLSNRQAALKCGIPYGAFNSALKHEREIGWSTLDALSRGLGVSFRYFSSDTAGLEMLPDRHAGANGSKAFDILNAQMQAAARTRQYRGCDVSLQDFLDWWFANSGRLEGFGQLQHTVDMFEPPDPEKNRIQPIQSGPHSLASICFEVSSSGQLRDTLNGFSDKLNADLVMAHSEAISRGEPVITHPSIDVKLLNGRRFTRQYRRVLAPVYLPDGKLLVVNFSQDIKTG, translated from the coding sequence ATGGCGCTGATCCACGAGAAAATTTCCGCCCTTCTTGCGGATATGAACCTGTCCAACCGGCAAGCGGCGCTGAAATGCGGTATTCCTTATGGCGCCTTCAACAGCGCACTGAAACATGAGCGTGAGATCGGCTGGAGCACGCTGGACGCGCTGTCGCGCGGACTGGGGGTGTCGTTCCGCTATTTCTCCTCCGATACCGCCGGGCTTGAGATGCTGCCGGACCGCCATGCCGGTGCAAACGGCAGCAAGGCCTTTGATATCCTGAACGCGCAGATGCAGGCCGCCGCCCGCACCCGCCAGTACCGCGGCTGCGATGTGTCGCTGCAGGATTTCCTGGACTGGTGGTTTGCCAACAGCGGCCGGCTGGAGGGCTTCGGCCAGCTGCAGCACACGGTGGATATGTTCGAGCCGCCGGACCCGGAGAAGAACCGCATCCAGCCGATCCAGTCCGGTCCGCACAGCCTGGCCTCCATCTGCTTCGAGGTGTCCAGCAGCGGCCAGCTGCGGGATACGCTGAACGGCTTCAGCGACAAGCTGAACGCCGATCTGGTGATGGCCCACAGCGAGGCGATCAGCCGGGGCGAACCGGTGATCACCCACCCCTCGATCGACGTGAAGCTCTTGAACGGCCGCCGCTTCACCCGCCAGTACCGCCGGGTACTGGCGCCGGTCTATCTGCCCGACGGCAAGCTGCTGGTGGTCAATTTCTCACAGGACATCAAAACCGGCTAG
- a CDS encoding tetratricopeptide repeat protein: MLYPAFRAPHFPVKCVLAAAACLLAAPAGAADCPAAPDHSTPLDGLLRQVQQADSEAQAREIANLMWEFWADAPDERAQEILNRGMTRRSAFDFLGALADFDQLIAYCPDYAEGYNQRAFVHYLRRDFAAALRDLDRALELSPRHVAAMSGRALSLYGLSRLEEARDALAEALELNPWLPERYLADPGGPLAPPGAGDVEL; the protein is encoded by the coding sequence ATGCTGTACCCTGCGTTCCGAGCCCCGCATTTTCCGGTCAAGTGTGTTCTGGCGGCTGCTGCCTGCCTGCTCGCGGCCCCGGCCGGCGCGGCGGACTGCCCGGCCGCGCCGGACCACAGCACCCCGCTCGACGGGCTGCTGCGCCAGGTTCAGCAGGCCGATAGCGAGGCGCAAGCGCGCGAGATCGCCAACCTTATGTGGGAATTCTGGGCCGATGCCCCGGATGAGCGCGCGCAGGAGATCCTGAACCGCGGCATGACCCGGCGCTCGGCCTTTGATTTTCTCGGCGCGCTGGCAGATTTCGACCAGCTGATCGCCTATTGCCCGGACTATGCCGAAGGTTACAACCAGCGCGCCTTCGTGCATTACCTGCGCCGCGATTTTGCCGCGGCGCTGCGCGATCTGGACCGGGCGCTGGAGCTGTCGCCGCGCCATGTCGCGGCGATGAGCGGGCGGGCGCTGTCGCTCTATGGCCTGTCCCGGCTGGAGGAGGCGCGGGATGCGCTGGCCGAGGCCCTGGAACTGAACCCCTGGCTGCCGGAGCGCTATCTGGCCGACCCGGGCGGGCCGCTGGCGCCGCCGGGGGCCGGGGATGTTGAGCTGTAG
- the putA gene encoding bifunctional proline dehydrogenase/L-glutamate gamma-semialdehyde dehydrogenase PutA — MTTQPKLRYRIDAGTYADQTAMRDQLISQAALSEADRARICANAAALVRDIRGHSAPGLMEVFLAEYGLSTEEGVALMCLAEALLRVPDADTIDALIEDKIAPSDWGKHLGKSTSPLVNASTWALMLTGKVLDEERSPIGALRGAIKRLGEPVIRTAVSRAMKEMGRQFVLGETIESAMNRAAGMEAKGYTYSYDMLGEAARTEADAARYHLSYSKAISAIAAACNSDDIRKNPGISVKLSALHPRYELAQDDSVMEHLVPRLKALALLAKAAGMGLNVDAEEADRLSLSLEVIEAVVSDPALAGWDGFGVVVQAYGPRTGLAIGALHEMAEKYDRRFMVRLVKGAYWDTEIKRAQVEGVDGFPVYTSKPLTDVSYISNARKLLGLTDRIYPQFATHNAHTVSAILHMAEGMDKGLFEFQRLHGMGETLHQMVLEQNKTNCRIYAPVGAHRDLLAYLVRRLLENGANSSFVNQIVDENVPPETVAADPFAAVAGITRKIPTGPELFLPERPNSKGFDLGHAPTLAKIEEARAPWRTHQWQAGPLLAGDAQPEAAKDVTSPSDLSVVGTVSQCSAEDIELALALADPWDAPAAERTAVLNKAADLYEENFGEMFAILSREAGKTIPDAVAELREAVDFLRYYAARIPEAPAAGIFSCISPWNFPLAIFSGQVSAALAAGNAVLAKPADQTPLIAHRAVQLMHEAGVPRAALQLVPGRGSVVGAAITSDPRVNGVAFTGSTDTALRIRKAMAANLQPGAPLIAETGGLNAMIVDSTALPEQTVQSVIESAFQSAGQRCSALRCLYLQDDIADTVLKMLKGAMDCLHLDDPWHLSTDSGPVIDEGARAGILAHIDKARAKGRVLKEMRAPQAGTFVAPTMIEVPGIGALEEEIFGPVLHVARFKSQDLDQVISDINATGYGLTFGLHTRIDDRVQHVCDRLHAGNIYVNRNQIGAIVGSQPFGGEGLSGTGPKAGGPYYLSRFCAPDRQQVSGEWETTFAELPGASGVPARPVTTSLPGPTGESNRLTVSARPPLLCMGPGPEAAAEQAKEVISLGGTAIEAHGMFDLHRLEAIQGIAGVLWWGGEATGREIEQWLAKRAGPIIPLIPGKPDRARVLAERHVCVDTTASGGNADLLGGNA, encoded by the coding sequence ATGACCACCCAACCCAAGCTGCGCTACCGTATCGATGCCGGCACCTATGCCGATCAGACCGCCATGCGCGACCAGCTGATTTCCCAAGCTGCCCTGTCCGAGGCCGACCGCGCCAGGATCTGTGCCAACGCCGCCGCGCTGGTGCGCGACATCCGCGGCCATTCGGCGCCGGGGCTGATGGAAGTGTTCCTGGCGGAATACGGGCTGTCGACCGAAGAGGGCGTGGCGCTGATGTGCCTGGCGGAGGCACTGCTGCGGGTGCCGGATGCCGACACCATCGACGCGCTGATCGAGGACAAGATTGCGCCATCGGACTGGGGCAAGCACCTGGGCAAGTCCACCTCTCCGCTGGTCAACGCCTCCACCTGGGCCTTGATGCTGACCGGCAAGGTGCTGGATGAGGAACGAAGCCCGATCGGTGCTCTGCGCGGCGCCATCAAACGGCTGGGCGAGCCGGTGATCCGTACCGCTGTCAGCCGCGCGATGAAGGAGATGGGCCGCCAGTTCGTGCTCGGCGAAACCATCGAAAGCGCCATGAACCGTGCCGCCGGGATGGAAGCCAAGGGCTATACCTATTCCTACGACATGCTCGGCGAAGCCGCCCGCACCGAGGCCGACGCCGCCCGCTACCACCTGTCCTATTCCAAGGCGATTTCGGCCATTGCCGCCGCCTGCAACAGCGATGACATCCGCAAGAACCCCGGCATCTCGGTGAAACTCTCGGCGCTGCACCCGCGCTATGAGTTGGCGCAGGACGACAGCGTGATGGAGCATCTGGTGCCGCGCCTGAAGGCGCTGGCCCTGCTCGCCAAGGCCGCCGGAATGGGCCTCAACGTGGACGCCGAAGAAGCCGACCGCCTGTCGCTGTCGCTGGAGGTGATCGAGGCCGTGGTCTCCGATCCGGCGCTGGCGGGCTGGGACGGTTTCGGCGTGGTGGTGCAGGCTTACGGTCCCCGCACCGGCCTGGCCATCGGCGCGCTGCATGAAATGGCCGAAAAATACGACCGCCGCTTCATGGTTCGGCTGGTCAAGGGCGCCTATTGGGACACCGAAATCAAGCGCGCCCAGGTCGAGGGCGTTGATGGCTTCCCGGTCTACACCTCCAAGCCGCTGACCGATGTGTCCTATATCTCCAACGCCCGCAAGCTGCTGGGGCTGACGGACCGGATCTATCCGCAGTTCGCCACCCATAATGCGCATACGGTCTCTGCCATCCTGCATATGGCCGAGGGCATGGATAAGGGCCTTTTTGAATTCCAGCGCCTGCACGGGATGGGAGAAACGCTGCATCAGATGGTGCTGGAGCAGAACAAGACCAACTGCCGGATCTACGCGCCTGTGGGCGCCCACCGCGACCTCTTGGCCTATCTGGTGCGCCGCCTGCTGGAGAACGGCGCCAACAGCTCCTTCGTGAACCAGATTGTGGACGAGAATGTGCCGCCGGAAACAGTGGCGGCAGACCCGTTCGCCGCCGTGGCCGGCATCACCCGCAAGATCCCGACCGGGCCGGAGCTGTTCCTGCCGGAACGCCCGAACTCCAAGGGCTTCGACCTTGGCCATGCACCGACGCTGGCAAAAATCGAGGAGGCCCGCGCGCCCTGGCGCACGCATCAGTGGCAGGCCGGTCCGCTGCTGGCCGGCGATGCCCAGCCCGAGGCGGCAAAAGACGTGACCAGCCCCTCCGACCTGAGCGTGGTGGGAACCGTCAGCCAGTGCAGCGCCGAGGATATCGAACTAGCGCTGGCGCTGGCCGATCCCTGGGATGCCCCGGCAGCGGAGCGCACTGCGGTCCTGAACAAGGCGGCAGACCTCTACGAGGAAAACTTCGGCGAGATGTTCGCGATCCTCTCCCGCGAAGCCGGCAAGACCATTCCCGATGCGGTGGCGGAACTGCGCGAGGCGGTGGACTTCCTGCGCTACTACGCCGCCCGCATCCCGGAGGCGCCGGCGGCAGGCATCTTCTCCTGCATCTCGCCCTGGAACTTCCCGCTGGCGATCTTCAGCGGCCAGGTCTCGGCGGCGCTGGCTGCGGGCAATGCGGTGCTGGCCAAACCCGCCGACCAGACGCCGCTGATCGCCCATCGCGCCGTGCAGCTGATGCATGAGGCCGGGGTGCCGCGCGCCGCTCTGCAGCTGGTGCCGGGCCGCGGCAGCGTTGTCGGCGCGGCCATCACCTCGGACCCGCGGGTCAACGGGGTTGCCTTCACCGGCTCCACCGATACCGCGCTGCGCATCCGCAAGGCGATGGCCGCCAACCTGCAGCCGGGCGCGCCGCTGATTGCCGAAACCGGCGGCCTGAATGCAATGATCGTCGATTCCACCGCATTGCCGGAACAGACCGTGCAGTCGGTGATCGAAAGCGCCTTCCAGTCGGCGGGCCAGCGCTGTTCGGCGCTGCGCTGCCTCTACTTGCAGGACGACATTGCCGATACCGTGCTGAAGATGCTGAAAGGCGCGATGGACTGCCTGCACCTGGATGATCCCTGGCACCTGTCCACCGACAGCGGTCCGGTCATCGACGAAGGCGCCCGTGCGGGCATCCTGGCCCATATCGACAAGGCCCGCGCCAAAGGCCGTGTGCTGAAGGAAATGCGCGCGCCGCAAGCCGGCACCTTTGTTGCGCCCACGATGATCGAAGTTCCCGGCATCGGCGCGCTGGAGGAGGAGATCTTCGGCCCCGTCCTGCATGTCGCGCGGTTCAAGTCGCAGGACCTGGATCAGGTGATTTCCGACATCAACGCAACCGGCTACGGCCTTACCTTCGGGCTGCACACCCGCATCGACGACCGGGTGCAGCATGTCTGCGACCGGCTCCACGCGGGCAACATCTATGTGAACCGCAACCAGATCGGCGCCATAGTCGGCAGCCAGCCCTTCGGCGGCGAGGGCCTGTCGGGCACCGGCCCCAAGGCGGGCGGCCCCTATTACCTCAGCCGGTTCTGCGCGCCGGACCGGCAGCAGGTCAGCGGGGAGTGGGAGACCACCTTTGCCGAGCTGCCGGGAGCCAGCGGCGTGCCTGCGCGCCCCGTCACCACCTCCCTGCCCGGCCCGACCGGGGAATCGAACCGCTTGACAGTTTCCGCACGCCCGCCGCTCCTGTGCATGGGGCCGGGACCGGAGGCCGCCGCGGAACAGGCCAAGGAGGTGATCAGCCTCGGCGGCACCGCGATCGAGGCGCACGGCATGTTCGACCTGCACCGTCTGGAGGCGATCCAGGGCATAGCCGGCGTGCTGTGGTGGGGCGGCGAGGCAACGGGGCGCGAGATCGAGCAATGGCTGGCCAAGCGCGCCGGCCCGATCATCCCGCTGATCCCCGGCAAGCCCGACCGCGCCCGCGTCCTGGCCGAGCGCCACGTCTGCGTCGACACCACCGCCTCGGGCGGCAATGCAGACCTGCTCGGCGGCAACGCCTGA
- the queD gene encoding 6-carboxytetrahydropterin synthase QueD, with protein sequence MFRITKEFHFSASHQLTHLPPDHQCARLHGHNYVVVVELAAKELNADGFVRDYHELKPLKAYIDDTFDHRHLNDVLEGHSTAENMAKHFYDWCHARWPEVSAVKVSETPKTWAEYRP encoded by the coding sequence ATGTTCCGGATCACCAAGGAGTTCCACTTCTCCGCCTCGCACCAGCTGACGCACCTGCCCCCCGATCACCAATGCGCCCGGCTGCACGGGCACAACTATGTCGTGGTGGTGGAGCTGGCAGCCAAAGAGCTGAACGCGGACGGTTTTGTGCGCGACTATCACGAGCTGAAGCCGCTGAAGGCGTATATAGATGATACCTTCGACCACCGGCATCTGAACGATGTGCTGGAGGGGCATTCGACGGCCGAGAACATGGCGAAACACTTCTATGACTGGTGCCATGCGCGCTGGCCGGAAGTGTCCGCCGTGAAAGTCTCGGAGACGCCCAAAACCTGGGCGGAATACCGGCCATGA
- a CDS encoding rhomboid family intramembrane serine protease, translating to MFPIRDHNPSGRRPYVVYALMAVNILGYFYYTASYASPRALAYFYDAFAVVPAEVSQGYGYGTLFTSMFIHAGLMHLGGNMLFLWIFGDNLEDEMGHVPFLLFYLASGIGAGLIHVLSAPGSMVPTVGASGAIAGVMGGYLLMFPKARVDILLILIVFFRIFSIPAFVMLGVWLAMQFFGGLGADPDQGGVAYWAHAGGFAVGLILCLPLWLRRGGPAFWNRTHGVPPHPENEYEFSASRIPKLPRKKRNPGPWGK from the coding sequence ATGTTTCCGATCCGCGACCACAACCCGTCCGGCCGCAGGCCCTATGTCGTCTATGCGCTGATGGCGGTGAATATCCTGGGCTACTTCTACTACACGGCCAGCTACGCCTCGCCCCGCGCGCTGGCCTATTTCTATGACGCCTTTGCCGTTGTTCCGGCCGAGGTCAGCCAAGGCTACGGCTACGGCACGCTGTTCACGTCCATGTTCATCCATGCCGGGCTGATGCATCTGGGCGGCAACATGCTGTTCCTGTGGATCTTCGGCGACAATCTGGAGGACGAGATGGGCCATGTCCCCTTCCTCCTGTTCTACCTCGCCAGCGGCATCGGCGCCGGGCTGATCCATGTTCTGTCGGCGCCCGGCTCCATGGTGCCCACGGTCGGCGCCTCCGGCGCCATTGCCGGTGTGATGGGCGGCTACCTGCTGATGTTCCCCAAGGCGCGCGTCGATATCCTGCTGATACTGATCGTCTTTTTCCGCATCTTCTCGATCCCCGCCTTTGTCATGCTGGGCGTGTGGCTGGCGATGCAGTTCTTCGGAGGCCTCGGCGCCGATCCCGACCAGGGCGGTGTGGCCTATTGGGCCCATGCCGGCGGCTTTGCGGTCGGTCTGATCCTGTGCCTGCCGCTGTGGCTGCGCCGCGGGGGACCGGCATTCTGGAACCGCACTCATGGCGTCCCGCCGCATCCGGAGAACGAGTACGAATTTTCAGCCAGCCGCATTCCCAAACTGCCGCGCAAGAAGCGCAATCCCGGACCTTGGGGGAAGTGA
- a CDS encoding inositol monophosphatase family protein yields the protein MIGSANLNVMIKAARKAGRSLVKDFREVENLQVSMKGAGDFVSKADIAAEKIIKEELRNARPTYGWLAEEGGEEAGEDPTRRWIVDPLDGTTNFLHGLPHWAISIALEHKGKIVAGVVYDAAKDEMFFAEKGAGAWMNDTRIRVSGRHRMIESIFATGVPFGGRADLPLTLQDLARLMPACAGVRRWGSAALDMAYVAAGRYEGFWERRLNAWDLAAGIIIVKEAGGFAEAIDPEAGIIDSGSVVCSNEPIFDSFAKVIRG from the coding sequence ATGATTGGCAGCGCAAACCTCAATGTGATGATCAAGGCCGCCCGCAAGGCTGGCCGTTCCCTGGTGAAAGACTTCCGCGAGGTGGAGAACCTGCAGGTGTCGATGAAAGGTGCCGGCGATTTTGTCTCCAAGGCCGACATCGCCGCCGAAAAGATCATCAAGGAAGAGCTGCGCAATGCCCGTCCGACCTATGGCTGGCTGGCCGAAGAGGGCGGTGAGGAAGCCGGCGAGGACCCGACCCGCCGTTGGATCGTCGATCCGCTGGACGGCACCACCAATTTCCTGCACGGGCTGCCGCACTGGGCGATTTCCATCGCGCTGGAGCACAAGGGCAAGATCGTCGCGGGCGTGGTCTATGACGCTGCCAAGGATGAGATGTTCTTTGCCGAAAAGGGCGCCGGCGCCTGGATGAACGACACCCGCATCCGCGTGTCGGGCCGCCACCGGATGATTGAATCGATCTTTGCCACCGGCGTGCCGTTCGGCGGCCGTGCCGATCTGCCGCTGACACTGCAGGATCTGGCCCGGCTGATGCCCGCCTGCGCCGGCGTGCGCCGCTGGGGCTCTGCCGCGCTGGATATGGCCTATGTGGCGGCGGGCCGCTACGAGGGCTTCTGGGAACGCCGCCTGAACGCCTGGGACCTGGCCGCAGGCATCATCATCGTGAAAGAGGCCGGCGGGTTTGCCGAGGCGATCGACCCGGAGGCGGGCATCATCGACAGCGGTTCCGTGGTCTGCTCGAACGAGCCGATTTTCGACAGCTTCGCCAAGGTGATCCGCGGCTGA